One part of the Glycine max cultivar Williams 82 chromosome 14, Glycine_max_v4.0, whole genome shotgun sequence genome encodes these proteins:
- the LOC100792026 gene encoding receptor-like protein 35 gives MGWFPFLVLSFLLSHFPSQTSSFMPFCNYDDASVLLSFKSSFTLDSSSLSNPWCESCHPKTESWENGTNCCLWEGVSCDTKSGHVIGIDLSCSCLQGNKLLEDDWLG, from the coding sequence ATGGGgtggtttccttttcttgtcCTGAGTTTCTTGCTTTCTCATTTTCCTTCACAAACGTCTTCATTCATGCCATTTTGCAACTACGATGACGCCTCCGTCTTGCTTAGCTTCAAGAGCTCATTTACTCTCGATAGCTCTTCTCTCTCTAATCCTTGGTGTGAGTCTTGTCATCCAAAGACAGAATCATGGGAAAATGGTACGAATTGCTGCCTGTGGGAAGGGGTGAGTTGTGACACCAAGTCAGGTCACGTAATTGGCATAGACCTTAGCTGCAGTTGCCTTCAAG